ATAGCCGCGTTCGGCGGCTGCGTACGGGTTGACGAGGTTCTTCTCGACGTCCTCGGTGAGTTCGACGGTGAGGGCGGCGACGTCCTTCTTCCGACGTTCGGCCTTCGCCAACGTGTCGGCGTGGACGGCAGCGACGGTGTTCTCCGCGTCAGCGTTGGAGATCTGTGCACTCGGCCACGCGAAGACGAGGTCGGCACCGATGTTCTTCGAGCCCAGCGCAATGTAGGACGTCCCGTACGCCTTGCGGGTCACGACGGTGACGATGCCGACGCTCGCCTCCGCCACGGCGTACAGCAGGGCAGCGGAGCGGCGCAGCAGTCCGCCGCGTTCCTCGTCGCCGCCGGGCAGGAAGCCGGGGGAGTCGACGACGAATACGACGGGGAGATTGAAGGCGTCACAGGTGCGGATGAACCGGGCCGCTTTCTGCGCCGCGGCAGCGTCCAGCGCTCCCGCGAGGACCATCGGCTGGTTGGCGACGACACCGACGCTACGGCCGCCGATGCGGGCGAACCCGGTGAGGATATTGCCCGCGTAGTCAGGCTGCAGCTCCAGGAAGGAGTCTGCATCCACGATGCCTGCGAGCACGTCGGTGACGTCATAGCCTGCCAACGGGGAATCAGGGATCACGGCGTCCAGCTGTGCCGTGGCGGCAGAGTCGGTGGAGTCTGCAGAATTACCATCCGTTTCCTCGCTGAACGGCACCGTCGAGCGGTTGTTGGACGGGAGCTGGCCGAGCAGGGTCTGGACGAAGTCCAGTGCAGCGCGGTCATCTGCGGCCGTGTGGTGCGAGGTGCCGGTGACGGCGGCGTGCGTCGCCGCCGAGCCCAGGTCATCGGCGGTGACGTCTTCGCCGACGACCCGCCGGGTGATCTCTGGGTCGGTCAGGTAGAGCGAGGACGTT
The genomic region above belongs to Corynebacterium glyciniphilum AJ 3170 and contains:
- a CDS encoding acyl-CoA carboxylase subunit beta, with protein sequence MTSPTPAPRQVDTSTTAGKLEDLRIRLEETSAPVGEEAVSAVHGAGRLTARERVEHLLDDGSFVEIDALARHRANAYGMDRSRPVSDGVVTGYGTVDGRQVCIFSQDGTVFDGTVGEVHAEKLVKVMELALRSGVPLVGVHDSTGARVKEGVVSLGMAARLYRLRTRMSGVVPQISVIAGPTAGTEAHQPVLADVVVMVDGTSSLYLTDPEITRRVVGEDVTADDLGSAATHAAVTGTSHHTAADDRAALDFVQTLLGQLPSNNRSTVPFSEETDGNSADSTDSAATAQLDAVIPDSPLAGYDVTDVLAGIVDADSFLELQPDYAGNILTGFARIGGRSVGVVANQPMVLAGALDAAAAQKAARFIRTCDAFNLPVVFVVDSPGFLPGGDEERGGLLRRSAALLYAVAEASVGIVTVVTRKAYGTSYIALGSKNIGADLVFAWPSAQISNADAENTVAAVHADTLAKAERRKKDVAALTVELTEDVEKNLVNPYAAAERGYVDAVIPPSQTRAQVIDGLGLLERKVVDSPARKHGNLPL